In Paenibacillus durus, the DNA window TAATATAATCTTTATCTTTGGTGTATGAATACCCTCATTGGAATTTTCGCTCATAAAGTCCTGCTTTCTGATTATTTTACCTAACATTTTCGTGCGCCCCGCCACATTAAGACTCTGCAGGAGCTTTCATTAACAATATTCGAGCGGCTTAAGGCTAAGTATGTAGTTAGGCCTTTTCATACTCTCACTTTCCCTTATAAAGGAAATCTAATTGGTAGTCGTTTAGTTCGAAATAATATTCCATTAATTGGATCGTTCTCTGTCTTATTCTTTCTCGTTTAACAATTGTGTTAGTAACATAACCCTGCGTGCCGAAATATCCCTTACTTAAGAAGGTTTGGTCCATAAATTCTAATTCTTTCAAATGATAGGTTTCCCATCCTTTCTGTGAAGCTTCCAGCAATTTATACTCGTCATCAGAAAGTTTCATTTTTAGCTTTTTAATTATTTCATTAAGTTCATCTTTCCATATCCCATAGTATTTATCTTCTAGTTGTACCCACCCAAATGTTGAGAATTCTTTTGATGTTTGAAACTTTTCTGATTCAATATCATATTCTCTGTCAATCGGATTATTCTTTATAATATTGTTAAAATCATCTGGCCCCATTTGGTAGTCTCCATAGTAGATACTATCTTCATTATTTTCAGAAGAAGAATCAAGATGAGTATCGTGTTTATCATCACATGAAGAAAGCAATAAAATCGCAAACAAAATAATTATTAGTTTTTTCATTGAAATACCTCAATTAATAAGTTTGTTGTTAGGCCTATTGCATATAATATCCTTGTATCTAGGGAACCCGAGAAGCTTAAGTGAGCGTTAACGAAAAAATCAAATTGGACTTACTCTCATGAGGTTGTCTGCCTTTCAATCTTTGCCCTTAATCGTTCTTCTAATTATTCCGTCATGAAATATCTCTATTACATATTCGTTTTCTTTATACAGCCAAACATCTGGAGATACAGCTGTGACTTCATTAATGTTCTCTAATATCCTATTAATTTTAACTTGTATTGATGGGTTGAAGTCGTGACTCCACAGAATATAAACGATCTCATCCTTCATCAAGTACAAGGTTTCTAATGTTTTTAAATCGATTTCTTCAAATTC includes these proteins:
- a CDS encoding CDI toxin immunity protein, coding for MDAKSRKVKLQLLLERQKLKAQKNKTSLFFDECIEALGEGTVIFSNEKTEEIYSAFQNEYQITFYGRIDWTKYEFEEIDLKTLETLYLMKDEIVYILWSHDFNPSIQVKINRILENINEVTAVSPDVWLYKENEYVIEIFHDGIIRRTIKGKD
- a CDS encoding lysozyme inhibitor LprI family protein — translated: MKKLIIILFAILLLSSCDDKHDTHLDSSSENNEDSIYYGDYQMGPDDFNNIIKNNPIDREYDIESEKFQTSKEFSTFGWVQLEDKYYGIWKDELNEIIKKLKMKLSDDEYKLLEASQKGWETYHLKELEFMDQTFLSKGYFGTQGYVTNTIVKRERIRQRTIQLMEYYFELNDYQLDFLYKGK